In Notamacropus eugenii isolate mMacEug1 chromosome 1, mMacEug1.pri_v2, whole genome shotgun sequence, one genomic interval encodes:
- the LOC140519563 gene encoding olfactory receptor 1D2-like produces MGFQNQTSASEFLLLGLTQDPELQRYLFGLFLAMYLTTLVGNLLIVLVIVSDVRLHTPMYFFLANLSFTDVCFVSNTVPKMLVNLHTQKKAIPYTGCMIQLYFLVSLVALDNLLLAVMAYDRFVAICRPLHYTTIMSPRLCILLLVPCWVLSILYGLTHTILMATLTFCGHREVSHIFCEMYVLLQLACSDTRINPAVLIVTGCLLFIIPLSFMVYSYVRIVKAILKIPSAAGKYKAFSTCASHLTVVSLFYGTLSMVYLQPLKTYSVKDSVATVMYAVVTSMLNPFIYSLRNQDMKGALRKVLRRKTVL; encoded by the coding sequence ATGGGCTTTCAAAACCAAACCAGTGCTTCTGAGTTCCTCCTCTTGGGCCTTACTCAGGACCCAGAACTCCAGAGGTATCTATTTGGGCTGTTCTTGGCCATGTACCTGACCACTCTGGTTGGGAACCTGCTGATTGTCCTGGTCATTGTCTCTGATGTTCGCCTCCACACCCCCATGTACTTCTTCTTGGCCAACCTCTCCTTCACTGATGTCTGCTTTGTGTCTAATACAGTTCCCAAGATGCTGGTGAATCTACATACCCAGAAAAAGGCTATCCCCTATACTGGGTGCATGATACAGTTGTATTTTTTAGTTTCATTGGTGGCACTGGACAATCTCCTCCTGGCTGTGATGGCTTATGACCGCTTTGTGGCCATCTGCCGTCCCCTTCACTATACCACAATCATGAGTCCCAGATTGTGCATTCTGTTGCTAGTTCCATGCTGGGTCCTCTCCATTCTCTATGGGTTGACTCACACAATCCTCATGGCTACCTTGACATTCTGTGGGCACAGGGAAGTCAGTCACATCTTCTGTGAGATGTACGTCCTACTACAACTGGCCTGTTCTGACACCCGAATCAATCCGGCAGTGCTAATTGTAACAGGCTGTCTCCTCTTCATTATTCCCTTGTCATTTATGGTCTATTCCTATGTCCGAATTGTCAAGGCCATCCTGAAGATCCCCTCAGCTGCTGGGAAGTACAAAGCATTCTCTACCTGTGCCTCACACCTGACTGTGGTCTCCCTGTTCTATGGAACTCTCTCTATGGTCTATTTGCAACCCCTGAAAACATACTCTGTAAAGGACTCAGTGGCCACAGTTATGTATGCTGTAGTGACCTCCATGCTGAACCCCTTCATCTATAGTTTAAGGAACCAGGATATGAAGGGAGCTCTAAGGAAGGTTCTCAGAAGGAAAACTGTCCTTTGA
- the LOC140519569 gene encoding olfactory receptor 1D2-like, protein MDFQNQTSVSEFFLLGLTQDPGHQRLLFGLFLAMYLVTMAGNLLIILAIVSDVRLHTPMYFFLANLSFTDVCFVSNTVPKMLVNLFTQKKAIPYTGCLIQLYFLVSLVALDNLLLAVMAYDRFVAICRPLHYTTIMSPRLCILLLVPCWVLSILYGLTHTILMATLTFCGHREVSHIFCEMYVLLQLACSDTRINQAVLLTTGSLLFIVPFLLMLISYVQIVKAILRIPSATGKYKAFSTCASHLAVVSLFYGTLFGVYLQPVKTYSVKDSVATVMYAVVTPMFNPFIYSLRNQDMKGALRKLLRGKTVP, encoded by the coding sequence ATGGACTTTCAAAACCAGACTAGTGTTTCTGAGTTCTTCCTCCTAGGCCTCACTCAGGATCCAGGACACCAGAGATTGCTTTTTGGACTATTCCTGGCTATGTACTTAGTTACGATGGCTGGAAACCTGTTGATTATCTTGGCCATTGTGTCTGATGTTCGCCTCCACACCCCTATGTATTTCTTCTTGGCCAACCTCTCCTTCACTGATGTCTGCTTTGTGTCTAATACAGTTCCCAAGATGCTTGTGAATCTATTTACCCAGAAAAAAGCCATCCCCTACACTGGGTGCCTGATACAGTTGTATTTTCTAGTTTCATTGGTGGCTCTGGACAATCTCCTCCTGGCTGTGATGGCTTATGACCGCTTTGTGGCCATCTGCCGTCCTCTTCACTATACCACGATCATGAGCCCCAGATTGTGCATTCTGTTGCTAGTTCCATGCTGGGTCCTCTCCATTCTCTATGGGTTGACTCACACAATCCTCATGGCCACCTTGACATTCTGTGGGCACAGGGAAGTCAGTCACATCTTCTGTGAGATGTACGTCCTACTGCAACTGGCCTGTTCTGACACCCGAATCAATCAGGCAGTGCTGCTCACAACAGGCTCTCTCCTCTTCATTGTTCCTTTTCTGCTTATGCTCATTTCCTACGTTCAAATTGTCAAGGCCATCCTGAGGATCCCCTCAGCCACTGGGAAGTACAAAGCATTCTCTACCTGTGCCTCACATCTGGCTGTGGTCTCCCTATTTTATGGCACCCTATTTGGGGTGTATTTGCAACCCGTGAAAACCTATTCTGTGAAAGACTCAGTAGCCACCGTGATGTATGCTGTGGTGACTCCTATGTTCAACCCCTTCATCTATAGTCTAAGGAACCAGGACATGAAGGGGGCTCTGAGGAAGCTTCTCAGAGGTAAAACTGTCccttga